Proteins co-encoded in one Methanobrevibacter gottschalkii DSM 11977 genomic window:
- a CDS encoding PHP-associated domain-containing protein, whose protein sequence is MFKMDSHIHSEYSSDSNSKIDDILKKANKENINIISISDHDTVDGTSEVMRKTRNTDILAIPSIEISSSKGHILGFGCEEKIPKDLPPQETIDRIHDLGGLAIIPHPYCFYRHGLLCKSDNEKLKIDAIETKNARFIVGYCNRKARKLSIKKNLPALGASDSHYWKFVGDCYSLIDCEKDIDSVLKAILKGKVKACGKGTSNILLSKYLLEKNLLKKFK, encoded by the coding sequence ATGTTTAAAATGGATTCGCATATTCATAGTGAATACTCCTCCGATTCAAATTCAAAAATTGATGATATTTTAAAAAAAGCAAACAAAGAAAATATTAATATAATATCCATAAGTGACCATGATACTGTAGATGGAACTAGTGAAGTTATGAGAAAAACAAGAAATACAGATATACTTGCCATCCCCTCTATAGAAATCTCTTCATCAAAAGGCCATATTCTTGGTTTTGGGTGTGAGGAAAAGATACCTAAAGACTTACCACCTCAAGAAACAATAGACAGAATTCATGATTTAGGAGGTCTTGCAATTATCCCTCATCCATACTGTTTTTACAGACATGGATTATTGTGTAAAAGTGACAATGAAAAATTAAAAATAGATGCTATTGAAACAAAAAATGCTAGATTCATTGTTGGATATTGTAATAGAAAAGCTAGGAAATTATCTATAAAAAAAAATCTACCAGCATTGGGTGCAAGTGATTCACATTATTGGAAATTTGTAGGGGATTGTTATAGTTTAATTGATTGTGAAAAAGATATCGATAGCGTTTTAAAAGCAATCCTAAAAGGAAAGGTTAAAGCATGCGGAAAAGGCACTTCAAATATTTTACTTTCCAAATACCTACTTGAAAAAAATCTTTTAAAGAAATTTAAATAA
- the albA gene encoding DNA-binding protein Alba, with the protein MENNTIFVGSKPVMNYVLAVVTQFNEGSDSVVLRARGKAISRAVDAAEIVRNRFVPASDVTDIKISTEEVENYNKEKTNVSIIEILIEKGE; encoded by the coding sequence ATGGAGAATAATACAATTTTTGTTGGAAGCAAACCCGTTATGAATTATGTTTTAGCTGTGGTCACACAATTTAATGAAGGATCTGATAGTGTTGTTCTCAGAGCCAGGGGTAAAGCTATTAGTCGTGCTGTTGATGCTGCTGAAATAGTCAGAAATAGGTTTGTTCCTGCTTCCGATGTTACAGATATTAAAATTTCCACAGAAGAAGTTGAAAATTATAATAAAGAAAAAACAAATGTATCTATTATTGAAATTTTAATTGAAAAGGGTGAATAA
- a CDS encoding 2-isopropylmalate synthase — protein sequence MNAKNIETLKKENMNLAEKIYIFDTTLRDGEQTPGVALTVDEKIQIAQKLNNLGVDKIEVGFPASSPGEMESAKRIKNRELDSRLVGLARSLTGDIDAVIDADLDYIHTFIGTSPLHRDYKLKKSKEDIIHSSVVAIDYAKDHGLTVEFSAEDATRTERDFLFEIFNEVVDAGADFLDIPDTVGVLTPIVTRELITDIKNNFKTPISVHFHNDFGLATANTLTAIECGANQAHVTINGLGERTGNCSLEELVMALKSAYNIDLGLDTTRLYSLSNLVGRLTGVKMPVNKPIVGDNAFAHESGIHVHGILNNASTYEPMSPEMVGHSRKIVLGKHTGANAVKAKLKEHHIDLNEKQFDKVFKNIKSLGDNGKCVTDDDLIAIAITELASARETPIVIKGLSISMGANVSPTATVKLEIDGVEKETASTGVGPVDAALNAIRELIQDTMDIELEEYNLEAITGGTDALAEVFVISSDSDGNKSTGRSTNQDIVMASILAVLDSINKLLLINRSIL from the coding sequence ATGAATGCAAAAAATATTGAAACTTTAAAAAAGGAAAATATGAATCTTGCTGAAAAAATTTATATTTTCGATACTACTTTGAGAGATGGTGAACAAACTCCTGGTGTTGCCTTAACTGTTGATGAAAAAATTCAAATCGCACAGAAACTTAATAATTTGGGTGTAGATAAGATTGAAGTTGGGTTCCCGGCATCATCTCCTGGAGAAATGGAATCTGCAAAAAGAATTAAAAATAGAGAACTGGATTCTAGACTTGTCGGTTTGGCCCGTTCATTAACAGGAGACATTGATGCAGTCATTGATGCTGATTTGGATTATATTCATACATTCATTGGTACTTCCCCATTGCATCGTGATTATAAACTTAAAAAATCTAAGGAAGACATTATTCACTCTTCAGTTGTGGCTATTGACTATGCAAAGGATCATGGCCTTACTGTTGAATTTTCAGCTGAAGATGCAACAAGAACTGAACGAGATTTTCTATTTGAAATATTCAATGAAGTTGTTGATGCTGGTGCTGATTTTTTAGATATTCCCGACACTGTCGGTGTTTTAACTCCCATTGTTACTCGTGAGTTAATCACAGATATTAAAAATAATTTTAAAACTCCGATTAGTGTTCATTTTCATAATGATTTTGGACTTGCTACAGCTAATACTTTAACCGCTATTGAATGTGGTGCCAATCAGGCCCATGTAACAATTAATGGATTAGGTGAAAGGACTGGTAACTGTTCTTTAGAAGAATTGGTAATGGCTCTTAAATCTGCTTATAATATTGATTTAGGATTAGATACTACTAGATTATACAGCTTATCTAATTTGGTTGGTCGTTTAACAGGAGTTAAAATGCCGGTTAATAAACCAATTGTAGGGGACAATGCATTTGCTCATGAATCCGGAATTCATGTTCATGGAATTTTAAATAATGCTTCTACTTATGAACCAATGTCCCCTGAAATGGTTGGTCACTCAAGAAAAATCGTTTTAGGTAAACACACTGGAGCTAATGCTGTTAAGGCTAAATTAAAAGAACATCACATAGATTTGAATGAAAAACAGTTTGACAAGGTATTTAAAAATATTAAATCATTAGGGGATAATGGTAAATGTGTTACGGATGATGATTTAATAGCTATTGCTATTACAGAACTTGCTTCTGCACGTGAAACTCCAATTGTTATTAAAGGTTTGAGTATTTCAATGGGAGCTAATGTTTCTCCTACGGCTACTGTTAAACTAGAAATTGATGGTGTTGAAAAAGAAACTGCAAGTACTGGAGTTGGGCCTGTTGATGCAGCTTTAAATGCTATTCGTGAATTGATTCAGGATACAATGGATATTGAATTGGAAGAATATAACTTAGAAGCTATTACTGGTGGTACTGATGCATTAGCTGAAGTGTTTGTTATCAGTTCTGATTCTGATGGTAACAAATCAACTGGCCGTTCAACTAATCAAGATATTGTAATGGCAAGTATATTGGCTGTTTTAGATTCAATTAATAAATTATTGTTAATTAATAGGTCAATTTTATAA
- a CDS encoding outer membrane protein assembly factor BamB family protein, translating to MYKKLFIGILICLLVISPIAAANWNSFAGGVDHNAFREESSDFVTNLWTFNMESPIHSSPAVYKDFIYVVSTQGILKVINMETGEKDWDFDLESNTNSSPIINSNKLFIGTEDGIKAININNHNEIWDYDCDDVESTPFLYKDTIYFGSDDGHLYGLDKDNGKVVFNKKLDGELKSSPIVVDDTIYIGSTNCKLYSIGTDKDKNWEFTTGDEILSSPSFINDTIVFGSNDGNIYCLNESDGALNWKVDLNNKVLSSPTVDNHDNNIFIGSDEGNLTCIDNRDGTIKWSHSVGGKIQSTPAIKDNLVVFGSDNGNLYVLNKYTGSEEFTYNPGTILFNSAINSSPVINGNSLIFGDDSGNVYSLNIDKHEVPGSTQMYFSISVLIIIVIVALVIVHKVKGRK from the coding sequence ATGTATAAAAAATTATTTATTGGAATATTGATTTGTCTTTTAGTAATCTCTCCAATTGCTGCTGCAAATTGGAATTCATTTGCTGGTGGAGTTGATCACAATGCATTTAGAGAAGAAAGTTCGGATTTTGTAACTAATCTTTGGACTTTTAATATGGAATCACCTATTCATTCATCTCCTGCAGTTTATAAAGATTTTATTTATGTGGTTTCTACCCAGGGTATTTTGAAAGTTATTAATATGGAAACAGGAGAAAAAGATTGGGATTTTGATTTAGAATCAAATACTAATTCTTCACCAATAATTAACTCAAATAAATTATTCATTGGAACTGAAGATGGTATTAAAGCTATTAATATAAATAATCATAATGAAATATGGGATTATGATTGTGATGATGTTGAATCTACTCCCTTTTTATATAAAGATACAATTTACTTTGGAAGTGATGATGGTCATTTATACGGACTTGATAAGGATAATGGAAAAGTTGTATTTAATAAAAAATTAGATGGAGAACTTAAATCCTCCCCAATTGTAGTTGATGATACAATTTATATTGGATCTACAAACTGTAAGTTGTATAGTATCGGAACTGACAAAGATAAAAATTGGGAATTCACTACTGGTGATGAAATTTTATCTTCTCCTAGTTTTATCAATGACACTATTGTTTTCGGATCAAATGACGGCAATATTTATTGTTTAAATGAATCGGATGGTGCCTTAAATTGGAAAGTTGATTTAAATAATAAAGTTCTATCTTCACCTACTGTTGATAATCATGACAATAATATTTTTATAGGTTCTGATGAAGGTAATTTAACTTGTATTGATAATAGGGATGGGACTATAAAATGGAGTCATTCAGTTGGTGGTAAAATACAATCAACTCCTGCCATTAAGGATAATTTAGTTGTTTTTGGTTCGGATAATGGTAATCTGTATGTTTTGAATAAATATACTGGTAGTGAAGAATTTACATATAATCCAGGAACAATATTATTTAATTCAGCTATTAATTCATCACCTGTAATTAATGGTAACAGTTTGATATTTGGAGATGATTCTGGCAATGTATATTCTTTAAATATTGATAAACATGAGGTACCGGGATCAACTCAAATGTATTTTTCCATTTCTGTTTTAATAATTATTGTTATTGTAGCTCTTGTTATTGTTCATAAAGTAAAAGGTAGAAAATAA
- a CDS encoding ABC transporter permease: MLEFKKFWWMIKKEVLSLKRHPARLVSIIAFPIIMILLFGYGMGGEMTDLPILVVSQSHGNLTDLTLDTIKTTETYKVIEVIDDLDEGKKRVDSGEVKAAIILPSDYDDNSTQQKSVTLYLDSSDQMASQILDSSTQAIFSRLSNMVASQTNVENKDANINPSISNSFNNFKDDISLHINRIYGNIKYIDFLVPAILGMTVMMSCMMGMGATIAGERETGELARLFMTPTSVSTVIGGKIAAKLLIELLRALILIFMAVLLFNVSIKGGILQTFIVLVVGALCFVGFGMMLSARTSTQEDYVQMVMPFSMPMMFISGVFYPIETMPWILQKLAYIFPLTYLNDAMRGIMLKGQTLGDVWLDLAVLLGFTLLFFIIGVKRFNRDV; the protein is encoded by the coding sequence ATGCTAGAGTTTAAAAAATTTTGGTGGATGATTAAAAAAGAGGTACTTAGTCTTAAAAGACATCCTGCTAGGTTAGTTTCTATTATTGCATTTCCTATAATTATGATTTTACTTTTTGGTTACGGAATGGGTGGCGAAATGACAGATTTACCAATTCTTGTTGTTTCACAAAGTCATGGTAATTTAACAGATTTAACATTAGATACTATTAAAACAACTGAAACTTATAAGGTTATTGAGGTTATTGATGATTTGGATGAGGGTAAAAAACGTGTTGATTCGGGTGAAGTTAAAGCAGCTATAATACTGCCATCTGATTATGACGATAATTCAACACAACAAAAATCGGTTACTTTGTATTTGGATTCATCAGATCAAATGGCTTCTCAGATTTTAGATTCATCAACACAAGCTATATTCTCTAGACTCTCAAATATGGTTGCTTCCCAAACTAATGTTGAAAATAAAGATGCTAATATTAATCCATCAATATCAAATTCATTTAATAACTTTAAAGATGATATTAGCTTACATATTAATAGAATTTATGGTAATATTAAGTATATTGACTTTTTAGTTCCTGCAATTTTAGGTATGACTGTAATGATGAGTTGTATGATGGGAATGGGTGCAACAATTGCTGGTGAACGTGAAACTGGCGAACTTGCAAGATTATTCATGACACCAACATCTGTTTCAACTGTAATTGGAGGTAAAATTGCTGCTAAGCTTCTAATTGAGTTATTAAGAGCTTTAATATTAATTTTCATGGCTGTATTACTTTTCAATGTTAGTATAAAAGGAGGTATACTTCAAACTTTTATAGTCCTTGTAGTTGGAGCTTTATGTTTTGTTGGATTTGGAATGATGTTGTCTGCAAGAACATCTACTCAAGAAGATTATGTTCAAATGGTCATGCCATTTTCAATGCCTATGATGTTTATTTCTGGTGTATTTTATCCTATTGAAACAATGCCATGGATTCTACAGAAATTAGCATATATATTCCCTCTTACTTATTTAAATGATGCAATGAGGGGAATTATGCTTAAAGGTCAAACATTAGGGGATGTATGGTTAGATTTAGCTGTTCTTTTAGGATTTACATTGTTATTCTTTATAATTGGTGTTAAAAGATTTAATAGGGACGTATAG
- a CDS encoding ATP-binding cassette domain-containing protein → MKNAIETNNLTKVYGNFTAVNSLNLKIPNNSIFGMLGPNGAGKTTTIKMLTCLIQPTSGKAVVGGYDVEKNPDEVRNLLGMVPQQVSLYKDLTVMENSQMCADYYGIPSDERDARIEDLMELVDIKYAKNKRVGQLSGGQKQKASLVASLVHRPDILFLDEPTIGLDPTTKRTLWDLIRDLNDEGHTIILCSHDMHEVDMLCDNVGIINTGNLVAYDTPQGLKDSLLEANKKKMTEALGKISDETKISTSTKEDIGNLGLRKMSILLKNQNEEIIEAIKTSDFVKTVEIAHNGRINLRIDSYDDMAVQNVLKDINSFGGVIKSIYTEEPSLEDVFIKATAEVDENARV, encoded by the coding sequence ATGAAAAACGCAATTGAAACTAATAATCTTACTAAGGTTTACGGTAACTTCACTGCGGTTAATTCTCTTAATTTAAAAATTCCAAATAATAGTATTTTCGGAATGTTAGGTCCAAATGGTGCTGGAAAAACAACAACAATTAAAATGCTTACTTGTTTAATCCAACCGACTTCTGGCAAAGCTGTTGTTGGGGGATATGATGTAGAAAAAAATCCTGATGAAGTTAGAAATCTCTTAGGCATGGTTCCTCAACAAGTTAGTTTGTACAAGGATTTAACAGTTATGGAAAATTCACAGATGTGCGCTGACTATTATGGGATTCCATCAGATGAGAGAGATGCTCGTATTGAAGATTTAATGGAATTGGTTGATATTAAATATGCTAAGAATAAACGAGTTGGTCAACTTTCAGGTGGTCAAAAGCAAAAAGCATCTCTTGTTGCTAGTTTAGTCCACAGACCAGATATTTTATTTTTGGATGAACCTACTATTGGCCTAGACCCTACTACTAAACGTACTTTATGGGATTTAATTCGCGATTTGAATGATGAAGGCCATACAATAATTTTATGTTCACATGATATGCATGAAGTAGATATGCTTTGTGATAATGTTGGAATCATTAATACAGGTAATCTTGTGGCTTATGATACACCGCAAGGTCTTAAAGATTCTCTTTTAGAAGCTAATAAGAAAAAAATGACAGAAGCTTTAGGAAAGATTTCTGATGAAACTAAAATATCAACTTCTACTAAAGAAGATATTGGAAATCTTGGTTTAAGAAAAATGTCTATTCTTTTAAAAAATCAAAATGAAGAAATTATTGAAGCTATTAAAACATCTGATTTTGTGAAAACTGTTGAGATTGCTCACAATGGTCGTATTAATTTAAGAATTGATAGTTATGATGACATGGCTGTTCAAAATGTTTTAAAGGATATTAATTCTTTTGGTGGTGTAATTAAATCTATTTATACTGAAGAACCTTCACTTGAAGATGTATTTATTAAAGCAACTGCCGAGGTGGATGAAAATGCTAGAGTTTAA
- a CDS encoding PadR family transcriptional regulator: MTDKEIYDTQTMLIKHYSNGLTRNLILWIISKEKIHGYGIMKKLDEFFNFEDVNYEIKNTSSKVYPILRKMEKNGLIIGEWDINENNKRVKYYSITDEGLIILDKIRSIINFISNNPAWLNFYGDMGVEINEKRN; this comes from the coding sequence ATGACAGATAAAGAAATTTATGATACTCAAACAATGTTAATTAAACATTATTCCAATGGTTTAACCCGTAATTTAATTCTTTGGATTATTTCAAAAGAAAAAATTCATGGTTATGGGATAATGAAAAAATTAGATGAATTTTTTAACTTTGAAGATGTTAATTATGAAATTAAAAATACTTCAAGTAAAGTCTATCCAATTTTGAGAAAAATGGAGAAAAATGGACTTATCATTGGAGAATGGGATATTAATGAAAATAATAAAAGAGTAAAATATTACTCTATTACTGATGAAGGATTAATAATCTTAGATAAAATTCGTTCTATTATTAATTTTATTTCAAATAATCCCGCATGGTTAAATTTTTATGGGGATATGGGGGTTGAAATTAATGAAAAACGCAATTGA
- a CDS encoding sugar phosphate isomerase/epimerase family protein: MKLGFTTLALFMEDNNKIIELAKQHGFEIIEILGEDPFYEKDKGEFKNCGIDMRIHAATVDINIASLNKGIRTESIKQMIQCGHYAESINANTITLHPGIIGRNEPRLRKWALEIAVESIGKIIDNTNIEISIENMPVRGKFLGNKVEEIEMIQEETGCSLTIDTGHGNTCGNLEEMLNLKNISYCHLNDNNGVKDQHITLGEGTLDLNLLKKIDTAIIELNNFNNILKSKKVIENL, from the coding sequence ATGAAGTTAGGTTTTACAACTCTTGCATTATTCATGGAAGATAACAATAAAATAATAGAACTAGCAAAACAGCACGGATTTGAAATAATTGAAATTCTCGGAGAAGATCCATTTTATGAAAAAGATAAAGGAGAATTTAAAAATTGTGGAATAGACATGCGAATTCATGCAGCAACAGTAGACATTAATATTGCAAGCCTAAATAAAGGAATAAGAACTGAAAGTATAAAACAAATGATTCAATGTGGCCATTATGCAGAAAGTATAAATGCAAATACAATAACGCTACATCCCGGAATAATTGGACGTAACGAACCCCGCCTTAGAAAATGGGCACTTGAAATTGCAGTTGAAAGTATTGGAAAAATAATTGATAACACAAATATTGAAATATCAATTGAAAATATGCCAGTTAGAGGTAAATTTTTAGGAAATAAAGTTGAAGAAATTGAAATGATTCAAGAAGAAACAGGTTGCAGCTTAACAATAGATACTGGGCATGGAAACACTTGTGGAAACTTAGAAGAAATGTTAAATTTAAAAAATATAAGTTATTGTCATTTAAATGATAATAATGGTGTTAAAGACCAACACATTACATTAGGTGAGGGTACACTTGATTTAAATTTACTTAAAAAAATAGATACAGCAATTATTGAGCTAAATAATTTTAATAATATTTTAAAGAGTAAAAAAGTTATTGAAAACTTATAA
- a CDS encoding HAD family hydrolase produces the protein MKKAVVFDNSGTLIERYRVIKDVLNGNLFTDINSLDLIDAADALALVVLQFNTNKLLDLDQNTLISGVIREYNIDFDVSFSTNPISKAEVKEIIDNEKSATIADITDGFDILRDKVPNMELCNGSALIVDMDLGVIAYTITSAGKFFPKVFETIETLKSRGIEIFIASGDRKGAINRLANLLDIPEDNAFGTVSTRGKCEVVSILKDSGYKVMMVGDGINDLLAFKNADVSVLTIEQQEEISPKVMDKTDHIIEDIFEVTMIDF, from the coding sequence ATGAAGAAAGCTGTTGTATTTGATAATTCTGGAACATTAATTGAAAGGTATAGAGTTATTAAAGATGTTTTAAATGGTAATTTATTCACAGATATTAATTCATTAGATTTAATTGATGCTGCTGATGCTTTAGCTTTAGTTGTACTTCAGTTTAATACAAATAAATTATTAGATTTAGATCAGAATACCTTAATTTCTGGTGTTATTAGAGAATATAACATTGATTTTGATGTCAGCTTTTCAACAAATCCTATTTCTAAAGCTGAAGTTAAAGAGATTATTGATAATGAAAAATCTGCTACCATAGCAGATATTACTGATGGTTTTGATATTTTAAGAGATAAAGTTCCTAATATGGAACTATGCAATGGATCTGCATTAATCGTTGATATGGATTTAGGGGTTATTGCATATACTATAACGTCTGCTGGTAAATTTTTTCCTAAGGTTTTTGAAACAATTGAAACTTTAAAATCACGTGGAATTGAAATATTTATTGCTTCAGGTGATCGAAAAGGAGCTATTAATAGACTGGCTAACCTGCTTGATATTCCAGAAGATAATGCTTTTGGAACTGTTTCAACAAGGGGTAAATGTGAAGTTGTTTCTATCCTAAAAGATAGTGGATATAAAGTCATGATGGTTGGGGATGGTATTAATGATTTATTAGCTTTTAAAAATGCTGATGTTAGCGTATTAACAATAGAACAACAGGAAGAGATATCTCCTAAAGTAATGGATAAAACTGACCATATCATTGAGGATATTTTTGAAGTTACTATGATTGATTTTTAA
- the gatA gene encoding Asp-tRNA(Asn)/Glu-tRNA(Gln) amidotransferase subunit GatA, producing MNVIEKLNSIKNGEITAKENVENFIKVIDENNESINAFIELNYENALKQADVIDAKIANGEDVGALAGIVFGIKANINVEDLIISAASKTLENYIGSYNATVVKEILDEDGIIIGILNMDEFAAGSSTETSYYGPTQNPAAMGRIPGGSSGGCAAAIAGKMCDISIGSDTGGSIRNPASHCGVIGFKPTYGAVSRQGLLDLSMSLDQIGPLSNDVSGIALTLNTIAKYDETECTTLNWDKPDFTNVLDDTSLKGMKIAVCKEFIDVTDDEINKTVNQAINKLVEAGAELVEVSFDYINLCLPTYYLINYVEFFSATRKYDGREYGSRIEEVCGDEVLRRIKIGSHIAEAEFSGKYYKQALKARSVIRSEITSMLENVDLIVGPTVPKLPHEIGAELEPMEMYAYDILTVIANLAGIPAASIPAGEVDGIPVGLQLQAKPLDDLKIIKAMSVFENTQ from the coding sequence ATGAATGTTATTGAAAAGTTAAACTCCATTAAAAATGGAGAAATAACAGCTAAAGAAAATGTTGAAAACTTCATTAAAGTTATTGACGAAAATAACGAAAGTATTAATGCATTTATTGAATTAAACTATGAAAATGCGTTAAAACAAGCAGATGTTATTGACGCAAAAATAGCTAACGGAGAAGATGTTGGTGCTTTAGCTGGAATAGTATTTGGTATTAAAGCAAACATTAATGTTGAAGATTTAATCATTTCAGCAGCTTCAAAAACTTTGGAAAATTACATTGGAAGTTACAATGCAACTGTTGTTAAAGAAATTTTAGATGAAGATGGGATTATCATCGGTATTTTAAATATGGATGAATTTGCAGCAGGAAGTTCAACTGAAACTTCATACTACGGACCTACACAAAACCCAGCGGCAATGGGAAGAATTCCAGGAGGTTCATCTGGAGGATGTGCAGCAGCAATTGCAGGTAAAATGTGTGATATTTCAATTGGATCTGATACTGGCGGATCTATAAGAAATCCAGCATCTCATTGTGGTGTAATTGGATTTAAACCAACTTATGGTGCAGTTTCAAGACAAGGATTACTTGACTTATCCATGAGTTTAGATCAAATTGGACCTCTCTCAAATGACGTAAGTGGTATTGCACTCACATTAAATACTATTGCAAAATACGATGAAACTGAATGTACTACCTTAAACTGGGATAAACCAGATTTTACCAATGTATTAGATGATACCAGCTTAAAAGGTATGAAAATTGCAGTATGTAAAGAATTCATTGATGTAACTGATGATGAAATTAACAAAACTGTAAACCAAGCTATCAATAAATTAGTTGAAGCAGGTGCTGAACTTGTTGAAGTAAGCTTTGATTACATTAACTTATGTTTACCAACATATTACTTAATTAACTATGTAGAATTCTTTTCTGCAACTAGAAAATATGATGGAAGAGAGTATGGTTCTAGAATCGAAGAAGTGTGTGGAGATGAAGTACTTAGAAGAATAAAAATAGGTTCTCACATTGCAGAAGCTGAGTTTAGTGGTAAATACTACAAACAAGCATTAAAAGCAAGATCTGTAATCAGATCTGAAATTACCTCAATGCTTGAAAATGTGGATTTAATTGTAGGACCAACTGTGCCTAAACTTCCTCATGAAATTGGTGCTGAATTAGAACCAATGGAAATGTATGCTTACGATATTTTAACTGTAATTGCTAATTTAGCCGGTATTCCAGCAGCAAGCATACCTGCAGGTGAAGTAGATGGTATTCCTGTAGGATTACAATTACAAGCAAAACCATTAGATGATTTAAAAATTATTAAAGCAATGAGTGTTTTCGAAAACACTCAATAA